In Sulfurimonas sp. C5, a single genomic region encodes these proteins:
- the nifT gene encoding putative nitrogen fixation protein NifT: protein MAKVMLRENDGEIFFYIAKKDMEETIESLEFNTDEKWGGEVELSNGETWWIQPGPKNLPKEEVCKKLAD from the coding sequence ATGGCAAAAGTTATGTTAAGAGAAAATGATGGAGAGATTTTTTTCTACATTGCAAAAAAAGATATGGAAGAAACTATAGAGTCTTTAGAGTTTAACACTGATGAAAAATGGGGTGGAGAAGTAGAGCTTAGTAATGGTGAAACTTGGTGGATTCAACCAGGTCCTAAAAACCTGCCAAAAGAGGAAGTCTGCAAGAAGCTGGCTGACTGA